In Juglans microcarpa x Juglans regia isolate MS1-56 chromosome 4S, Jm3101_v1.0, whole genome shotgun sequence, a single window of DNA contains:
- the LOC121262704 gene encoding trichome differentiation protein GL1-like, with protein MGRSPRISSEDGLTKGTWSALEDEILVDYVKTHGEGKWSNLARQTGLKRCGKSCRLRWMNYLRPGIKRGNISGDEEELIMRLHKLLGNRWSLIAGRLPGRTDNEIKNYWNCYIAKKARNQFPSTRSVEITDKSPDIRVDLQGGAALSCGVGPQQQGKEDVIQLNPDMKNAALTGSFSGAGLTKPKLEPSKSKAGPLSSTPEEVENTPTNFILDFSSEEFCNMLDSDFANLSDVNINELKKEIQGDSSGTLLNPPLPQGITEKMAALVAVAVLLKATNLIIIIIWFLLQIYSSHCF; from the exons CGAAATCCTCGTAGATTATGTCAAAACCCATGGAGAAGGAAAATGGAGTAACCTTGCCAGACAAACAG GGCTCAAGAGATGTGGAAAGAGTTGCAGACTTCGTTGGATGAATTATCTTAGACCAGGCATAAAGAGAGGGAACATTtcaggagatgaagaagaactAATCATGAGGCTGCACAAGCTCTTAGGCAACAG ATGGTCTCTGATTGCAGGGAGGCTACCAGGAAGAACAGACAATGAAATCAAGAATTACTGGAACTGCTATATAGCCAAGAAGGCCAGAAATCAGTTCCCATCAACAAGGTCTGTTGAGATTACTGACAAAAGCCCAGACATTAGAGTTGATCTTCAGGGTGGGGCGGCGCTGTCCTGTGGTGTCGGTCCGCAGCAGCAAGGGAAGGAAGACGTCATTCAATTAAATCCAGACATGAAGAACGCGGCATTAACAGGATCTTTCTCCGGCGCCGGCTTAACCAAACCCAAGCTAGAACCATCAAAATCAAAAGCCGGGCCGCTGTCATCAACGCCCGAGGAAGTAGAAAACACGCCGACGAACTTCATTCTGGACTTTAGTTCGGAGGAGTTCTGCAACATGCTTGATTCCGATTTCGCGAATCTCAGTGATGTTAATATAAACGAGTTGAAAAAGGAGATCCAAGGCGATAGCAGCGGCACTCTTCTTAATCCTCCATTACCGCAGGGAATTACGGAAAAAATGGCGGCTTTGGTAGCAGTAGCAGTACTGCTGAAGGCGACCAacctaataataattataatatggtTTCTTCTGCAGATTTATTCCAGCCATTGCTTCTAG
- the LOC121262703 gene encoding replication protein A 32 kDa subunit A-like produces the protein MEPTTKKSKESIGNLNNKNPGKIATENMTEAQVKIATFSGQSSNIDGVKSCDQLVLDYLQQPASIAQEKGVHRDELSRQLKIPVEKIMESIRSLEEEGLIYSTIDEFHYKSTQCG, from the exons ATGGAGCCTACAACTAAAAAATCTAAGGAAAGCATTGGAAATCTCAACAA CAAAAATCCTGGCAAGATTGCTACCGAGAACATGACTGAAGCACAAGTGAAAATTGCAACA TTCTCTGGGCAATCCAGCAATATTGATGGGGTCAAGAGCTGTGATCAATTGGTCCTTGATTATTTGCAGCAGCCTGCAAGCAT TGCACAGGAAAAGGGGGTACATAGGGATGAACTTTCACGGCAGCTAAAAATTCCTGTGGAGAAGATCAT GGAATCTATTAGGTCTCTTGAAGAGGAGGGTTTGATATACTCCACCATCGACGAGTTTCACTACAAGTCAACTCAATGTGGTTGA